From Achromobacter spanius, a single genomic window includes:
- a CDS encoding sigma-70 family RNA polymerase sigma factor, which translates to MLSLLRRQLGGGQQADAWDLVQDTFERLMRQSYMEKASWNRSYLATIAKRLLIDRHRRRALETAYLEALALQPEPVAPSAEMLAQFSQQLLAVCRVLDRMPARMRRVFLLARIDGHALAAIGEILGVSVNVVQKDLIQAWQRLYHAFDEY; encoded by the coding sequence TTGCTGAGCCTGCTGCGCCGCCAATTGGGCGGCGGTCAGCAGGCCGATGCCTGGGATCTGGTGCAGGACACCTTCGAGCGGCTGATGCGCCAGTCGTACATGGAGAAGGCTTCCTGGAACCGAAGCTACCTGGCCACGATCGCCAAGCGCCTGCTGATTGACCGGCACCGCCGGCGCGCGCTCGAGACCGCTTATCTCGAGGCGCTGGCCTTGCAGCCAGAGCCGGTGGCGCCATCGGCCGAAATGCTGGCCCAGTTCTCGCAGCAGTTATTGGCGGTCTGCCGGGTGTTGGACAGGATGCCTGCGCGCATGCGTCGGGTATTTCTGCTTGCCCGCATCGATGGGCACGCGCTGGCGGCCATCGGGGAAATCCTTGGCGTCAGCGTGAATGTCGTGCAGAAGGACTTGATCCAGGCGTGGCAGCGCCTGTATCACGCGTTCGATGAGTACTGA
- a CDS encoding tetratricopeptide repeat protein: protein MSKYMKFAAAAVLVGSTFSAAAQQDHQAERLYDRAVQQDAAALKALQDLAKDKNIDALLALGFMYEHGVGVARDVKLAIANYALACHQGGQYGCANAAYFFEYGIGVDKDASIAERYIGLIAKDDFDNIDDVKEMERQRHIVYEGKAKAETDIEMRLPVIEYLRRHVGSASSDARTMMARIGFTKLDTLRLARVWAERDKEPEMLFQVGSFYNFGYSHVEKKDAEAFKWWQHAAEAGEPQSQNLLGLAYVEGKWGVDRDPAVAVSWFERAAAQSDRDGLVNLGEIYYLGEIVPVDYARARSLFEEAIEQGSARAPRFLSWIYYNGQSVKSDCKKALQYRQERRNHQPDAEDDAKFLTQCKSDQDQRKQAGKVAPALRLLHKSTYRGGNDGALACEPHFVVTTDKLGEIANLRVTVELKNDQGATTQRTIAFSPFGMNTMNEGLDGRAWDSFSSSTLLPMKTKEFCEFEADYQIKEATALIDGRKVDLMAEKLLKK from the coding sequence ATGTCCAAATATATGAAGTTCGCCGCCGCCGCAGTGCTGGTGGGATCCACCTTCTCGGCCGCCGCCCAGCAAGACCATCAGGCCGAACGCCTCTATGACCGCGCCGTCCAGCAAGACGCCGCGGCATTGAAGGCGCTTCAGGACCTCGCCAAAGACAAGAATATTGACGCGCTCCTGGCGCTGGGTTTCATGTACGAGCACGGCGTGGGCGTCGCTCGTGACGTCAAACTGGCCATCGCCAACTACGCGCTGGCGTGCCATCAGGGCGGCCAATACGGGTGCGCCAACGCCGCCTATTTCTTCGAGTACGGCATCGGCGTCGACAAGGACGCCAGCATCGCTGAACGCTACATCGGCCTCATCGCCAAGGACGACTTCGACAACATCGACGACGTCAAGGAGATGGAGCGCCAGCGCCACATCGTCTACGAGGGCAAGGCCAAGGCCGAGACGGACATCGAAATGCGGCTGCCGGTCATCGAATACTTGCGACGTCATGTGGGGTCGGCCTCCTCCGACGCTCGCACGATGATGGCGCGCATCGGCTTCACCAAACTGGACACGCTGCGGTTGGCGCGGGTCTGGGCAGAGCGGGATAAAGAACCCGAGATGCTCTTTCAGGTAGGTAGCTTCTACAACTTCGGCTATTCGCACGTCGAGAAAAAGGATGCTGAAGCCTTCAAGTGGTGGCAACACGCGGCAGAAGCCGGCGAGCCGCAGTCGCAGAATCTTCTGGGCCTTGCCTACGTAGAAGGCAAGTGGGGCGTGGATCGCGACCCGGCAGTCGCCGTGTCTTGGTTCGAGCGCGCGGCTGCGCAGAGCGACCGGGACGGGTTGGTCAACCTTGGCGAAATCTACTACCTGGGCGAGATCGTTCCGGTCGATTACGCCCGGGCGCGATCCCTCTTTGAAGAGGCGATTGAGCAGGGTTCCGCCCGCGCACCAAGATTCCTGAGCTGGATCTACTACAACGGCCAATCGGTGAAAAGCGATTGCAAGAAGGCCCTGCAATACCGCCAAGAGCGGCGCAACCATCAGCCGGATGCGGAGGACGACGCCAAATTCCTGACCCAATGCAAAAGCGATCAGGACCAGCGTAAACAGGCGGGCAAAGTGGCGCCCGCGCTGCGCCTGCTGCATAAGTCGACGTACCGTGGCGGCAACGACGGCGCCTTGGCCTGCGAACCGCATTTTGTCGTCACCACCGACAAGCTCGGCGAAATCGCCAATCTGCGCGTCACGGTCGAATTGAAGAACGACCAGGGCGCGACGACGCAGCGCACGATTGCCTTCAGCCCGTTTGGCATGAACACGATGAACGAAGGCCTGGATGGCCGGGCATGGGATTCGTTCAGTTCAAGCACCTTGTTGCCGATGAAGACCAAGGAATTCTGCGAGTTCGAGGCCGATTATCAGATCAAGGAAGCCACTGCACTGATTGACGGGCGGAAAGTGGATTTGATGGCCGAAAAGCTGCTCAAGAAATAG
- a CDS encoding DUF695 domain-containing protein, producing the protein MSSIFPDDMWAVGEARINGLPVVIRFRTGLPPESDRQVNDNLIIITWAYLGIETGMPNDEDKQRTNAFEEAIEQGFENSDAGVQVACLTGNHQKEWRYFTPNVEAFLEAFNTCLAGHPVYPIELRMFKDPDWNALSGLQPAGSDQLH; encoded by the coding sequence ATGAGCAGCATTTTCCCAGACGATATGTGGGCGGTGGGCGAAGCTCGGATCAACGGTCTTCCGGTTGTCATTCGCTTTCGCACCGGGCTGCCGCCCGAGTCCGATCGCCAGGTCAACGACAACCTGATCATCATCACCTGGGCGTATCTAGGCATCGAGACCGGCATGCCGAATGACGAAGACAAGCAGCGCACCAACGCGTTTGAAGAAGCGATCGAACAGGGCTTCGAGAATTCGGACGCTGGTGTGCAGGTGGCCTGCCTGACGGGCAATCACCAGAAGGAATGGCGCTACTTCACGCCGAATGTTGAAGCCTTCCTGGAGGCGTTCAACACGTGCCTGGCGGGCCATCCGGTCTATCCGATTGAACTGCGCATGTTCAAGGACCCGGACTGGAATGCCTTGTCCGGATTGCAGCCGGCAGGGTCGGACCAGTTGCATTGA
- a CDS encoding GntR family transcriptional regulator, protein MEYRTKEEQVADYLRERIISGVFPRGSRLKQAEIAEQLRLSITPVREALKLLEAEGYISGDSYRGARVVPFDAGASAEILQLRLLLESQLVRAAIERITTEEISELRILADDFAKSFASGDRATARGINYRFHRQLYDIAQLPQTLHFVQILWARYPFDLINSASGRGADAVREHEEILQAFASGDASAAMLAMRKHIESGWTVLKSLSEAAQAE, encoded by the coding sequence ATGGAATACCGAACAAAAGAGGAACAAGTCGCTGACTACCTGCGAGAGCGCATCATCTCGGGTGTCTTTCCCCGGGGCTCGCGCTTGAAGCAGGCCGAGATCGCCGAGCAATTGCGTCTGAGCATCACGCCCGTGCGCGAGGCGCTGAAGCTGCTCGAGGCCGAGGGCTACATCAGCGGCGATTCCTACCGTGGCGCGCGCGTGGTGCCGTTCGACGCCGGCGCGTCGGCCGAGATCCTGCAACTGCGTCTGCTGCTCGAATCACAGCTCGTGCGCGCTGCCATCGAACGCATCACCACCGAAGAGATCTCCGAACTGCGCATCCTGGCCGACGACTTCGCCAAGTCCTTTGCAAGCGGCGACCGTGCCACCGCGCGCGGCATCAACTACCGCTTCCACCGCCAGCTCTACGACATCGCCCAATTGCCGCAGACCTTGCACTTCGTGCAGATCCTTTGGGCGCGCTATCCCTTCGACCTGATCAACTCGGCCTCGGGGCGTGGCGCGGACGCCGTGCGTGAACACGAGGAAATCCTGCAGGCCTTCGCTTCTGGCGACGCCTCGGCCGCCATGCTGGCCATGCGCAAGCACATCGAGTCCGGCTGGACCGTGCTGAAATCGCTGAGCGAAGCGGCGCAAGCAGAGTAG
- a CDS encoding HpcH/HpaI aldolase/citrate lyase family protein — MKPPVRSLLFVPGDRPERYDRAVASGAHEVILDLEDAVAPAAKDRARAEVAAWLARGSQAWVRINPADSPWHEDDMAALRGLPGAGVMLPKADAATLAAALRGLPGRRIIALLETVRGHMDLPALAQMPGLARIAFGSVDFAMDSGIADEGDAMTPVRTAIVLASRHAGLPPPIDGVSLEFTDPAQIRSDAVRSRQLGFGAKLCIHPRQVPHVNAAWLPTEAEREWAGRVLAADAASGGAATAVDGKMIDRPVVQQARRIVAEAAGAAMT, encoded by the coding sequence GTGAAGCCTCCTGTCCGCAGCCTGCTTTTCGTGCCGGGAGACCGTCCCGAGCGCTACGACCGCGCCGTCGCCAGCGGCGCGCACGAAGTCATCCTGGATCTGGAGGACGCCGTTGCACCGGCCGCCAAGGACCGGGCTCGCGCAGAGGTGGCCGCCTGGCTTGCGCGGGGCAGCCAGGCCTGGGTGCGCATCAATCCCGCCGACTCGCCTTGGCACGAAGACGACATGGCCGCGCTACGCGGGCTGCCCGGTGCAGGTGTCATGCTGCCCAAGGCGGATGCCGCCACGCTCGCGGCGGCGCTCAGGGGCCTGCCGGGCAGGCGGATCATCGCGCTGCTGGAAACGGTAAGGGGCCACATGGATCTGCCCGCGCTGGCGCAAATGCCGGGCCTTGCGCGTATTGCTTTTGGCAGTGTGGACTTCGCCATGGATAGCGGCATTGCGGATGAGGGTGATGCCATGACGCCCGTGCGCACCGCGATCGTGCTGGCATCCCGTCATGCCGGCCTGCCGCCGCCCATCGACGGCGTCAGCCTGGAGTTCACCGATCCGGCGCAGATACGGTCGGACGCGGTCCGATCGCGCCAACTGGGCTTTGGCGCAAAACTCTGCATACATCCCCGCCAGGTGCCGCACGTCAATGCCGCGTGGCTGCCGACCGAGGCCGAGCGGGAATGGGCGGGGCGGGTGCTGGCCGCCGACGCCGCCAGCGGCGGGGCTGCCACGGCCGTGGACGGAAAAATGATCGACAGACCGGTGGTCCAACAGGCGCGGCGCATCGTGGCCGAAGCGGCGGGTGCAGCCATGACTTAA
- a CDS encoding cysteine hydrolase family protein, with protein sequence MKDAIYLVLDMENDLVHADGPNGRAGYGEQVRSRGILQNTRRAVDKARAVGLPIGFVRVGFSPDYRECPPNSPIFSGARKNGIFKLGEWGTQVHPDLGQQPGDFDIVKHRVSPFYSTSLEAILRANGIKRIYCSGISTNAVVQATVREGHDRDFEMIVLEDCCCGLTAEEHDNAIKSLQRFCRTTNSNDVVFE encoded by the coding sequence ATGAAAGACGCCATCTACCTGGTGCTGGACATGGAGAACGATCTTGTCCACGCCGACGGACCCAACGGCCGCGCCGGCTACGGCGAGCAGGTGCGTAGCCGCGGCATCCTGCAAAACACGCGGCGCGCGGTGGACAAGGCGCGTGCTGTCGGCCTGCCCATTGGCTTCGTGCGCGTGGGCTTTTCGCCCGACTACCGCGAATGCCCGCCCAACTCGCCGATCTTTTCCGGTGCGCGCAAGAACGGCATCTTCAAGCTGGGCGAGTGGGGCACCCAGGTTCACCCCGACCTGGGCCAACAGCCCGGCGACTTCGATATCGTCAAGCACCGCGTCAGCCCCTTCTACAGCACCAGCCTGGAAGCCATCCTGCGCGCGAACGGCATCAAGCGGATCTATTGCTCCGGCATTTCCACCAACGCCGTGGTGCAAGCCACCGTTCGCGAGGGCCACGACCGCGATTTCGAAATGATCGTGCTGGAAGACTGCTGCTGCGGCCTGACCGCCGAAGAGCACGACAACGCGATCAAGAGCCTGCAACGCTTTTGCCGGACCACCAACTCCAACGACGTCGTCTTCGAGTGA
- a CDS encoding CaiB/BaiF CoA transferase family protein, giving the protein MTQSENAGAASTRALRAPLAGVRIADFTIHAAGPFCTHLLSQLGAECIKIESLTRPDAFRKPHAVYGRMSAATFDQVSANKLSVRLNLKQPEAVALAKRIVALSDVAAESFRPGVMKRLGLSFDALREVKSDLVLLSLSSCGQSGPDSHFAGYAPLFGAWGGLGWMSGYSDGPPVEMRHVMDHAAGVHAALATIAALNQRRRTGQAQHVDLAAREVASAMIGDALVLASLGITPQRPGNADLAMSPHGVYPTAHPDRWLTLAVRTDEAWRTLARLLGGEGDADRYPDAASRIRHREDVDRLVTQWLATCDADATAERLQQAGISAHVSWTMQDIASDPHLQARGAVSPVEAPSIPARLAVGAPARFSKADQIGIRRLTPALGQDEDYVFGELLGLDAAQRADLQAREVIL; this is encoded by the coding sequence ATGACGCAATCTGAAAACGCGGGGGCGGCGTCCACCCGCGCGCTCCGTGCGCCGCTGGCTGGCGTGCGCATCGCCGATTTCACGATCCACGCGGCCGGCCCGTTCTGCACGCACCTGCTCTCGCAACTGGGCGCCGAGTGCATCAAGATCGAGAGCCTCACGCGCCCGGACGCCTTCCGCAAACCGCACGCTGTCTACGGCCGCATGTCCGCCGCCACGTTTGACCAGGTGTCGGCCAACAAGCTGTCGGTGCGTCTGAACCTGAAGCAGCCCGAAGCCGTGGCGCTGGCCAAGCGGATCGTTGCGCTGTCCGATGTCGCCGCGGAGAGCTTCCGGCCCGGCGTCATGAAGCGTCTGGGATTGAGCTTTGACGCGCTGCGTGAGGTCAAGTCCGACCTCGTGCTGCTGTCTCTGTCTTCCTGCGGCCAGAGCGGGCCGGATTCGCACTTTGCCGGCTATGCGCCGCTATTTGGCGCGTGGGGCGGACTGGGCTGGATGAGCGGCTATAGCGATGGCCCGCCGGTGGAGATGCGACACGTGATGGATCACGCGGCGGGCGTGCACGCCGCGCTGGCAACGATCGCCGCCTTGAACCAGCGACGTCGAACCGGACAGGCGCAGCATGTCGACCTGGCCGCGCGCGAGGTCGCCTCGGCCATGATCGGCGATGCGCTGGTCCTGGCCAGTCTCGGCATCACGCCGCAACGTCCGGGCAACGCAGATCTGGCCATGTCGCCCCACGGCGTCTATCCCACCGCGCATCCCGACCGATGGCTGACGCTGGCCGTGCGGACGGACGAAGCGTGGCGCACCCTTGCGCGCCTGCTGGGCGGGGAGGGCGACGCCGACCGGTATCCCGACGCGGCTTCGCGGATCAGGCATCGCGAGGACGTCGACCGCCTCGTCACGCAGTGGCTTGCGACCTGCGACGCCGACGCCACCGCCGAGCGCTTGCAGCAGGCCGGCATCAGCGCGCACGTGTCCTGGACCATGCAGGACATCGCGTCGGATCCGCATCTGCAGGCGCGCGGCGCCGTCTCGCCCGTCGAGGCGCCCAGCATCCCGGCCCGTCTGGCCGTGGGCGCGCCGGCCCGCTTCAGCAAAGCCGACCAGATCGGAATCCGGCGCTTGACGCCCGCCCTGGGCCAGGACGAGGATTATGTGTTCGGCGAACTCCTTGGACTGGACGCTGCCCAGCGCGCCGATCTGCAGGCGCGGGAGGTGATCCTGTGA
- a CDS encoding CoA transferase: protein MQSNETPQTASLPLTGCRVLERSNTVAAAYAGRMLAALGAQVVMLEPPGGSRLRQAPPMTGDGESALFAYLAVGKRSLAADLASPPGRALLAQQLAQADILIDDTPVRERESLDLAPRDVGRRWPNLVHVSVLPFGAEGPKAEWEGEEVNLLHAGGEGFLLPNGLSHELFPDRPPLKIYGHFGGYQGGAMAAFCALSAWWAVPANGGQYVDVSVQDAVLSVGAFALQRLGDGSLEHRTSRRFRYGGVFEAQDGYIELLTLEDRQWAALVQLLGSPDWAADPGLRDPLERSRRGDEINAHVREWMARHPVDDIVRRAQELGVPAAKYRLPAEVVSGEQEAARGLFAPAELASGLAASILVAPFQFRCTPLPRPGRVPVLDEMAQEVSA, encoded by the coding sequence ATGCAGTCCAACGAAACGCCACAAACCGCCTCGCTGCCCCTCACCGGATGCCGCGTCCTGGAGCGTTCGAACACGGTGGCGGCCGCGTACGCCGGTCGAATGCTTGCCGCCCTGGGCGCGCAGGTCGTGATGCTGGAGCCGCCAGGCGGATCGCGGTTGCGGCAGGCGCCGCCGATGACCGGCGACGGCGAGAGCGCGCTTTTCGCGTATCTGGCCGTGGGCAAGCGCAGCCTGGCGGCGGACCTGGCGTCGCCGCCGGGTCGGGCGCTGCTCGCGCAGCAATTGGCGCAGGCGGACATCCTGATTGACGACACGCCCGTGCGCGAGCGCGAATCGTTGGACCTGGCGCCGCGCGACGTAGGCCGCCGCTGGCCGAACCTCGTGCATGTCAGTGTGCTGCCGTTTGGGGCGGAAGGCCCGAAGGCCGAATGGGAAGGCGAGGAAGTCAATCTGCTGCACGCGGGTGGCGAAGGCTTTCTGCTTCCCAATGGCCTGTCGCACGAGTTGTTTCCCGACCGGCCGCCCTTGAAGATCTACGGCCATTTCGGCGGCTATCAGGGCGGGGCGATGGCAGCCTTCTGCGCCCTGTCGGCCTGGTGGGCGGTGCCGGCGAACGGCGGGCAATACGTGGATGTGTCGGTGCAGGACGCCGTGCTGTCCGTGGGCGCGTTCGCCTTGCAGCGATTGGGCGACGGCTCGCTGGAACACCGCACCAGCCGCCGCTTCCGCTACGGTGGCGTGTTCGAGGCGCAGGACGGCTACATCGAACTGCTGACCTTGGAGGACAGGCAGTGGGCCGCGCTGGTGCAACTGCTGGGCAGCCCGGACTGGGCGGCTGATCCCGGCCTGCGCGACCCGCTGGAGCGCAGCCGCCGCGGGGACGAGATCAACGCCCATGTGCGTGAATGGATGGCGCGTCATCCTGTCGACGACATCGTGCGGCGTGCGCAGGAGCTGGGAGTTCCCGCTGCCAAGTACCGCCTGCCGGCCGAGGTGGTGAGCGGTGAACAGGAGGCTGCGCGCGGCCTGTTCGCGCCGGCCGAACTGGCCAGTGGCCTGGCGGCCAGCATTCTGGTCGCGCCCTTTCAATTCCGTTGCACGCCCTTGCCCAGACCGGGGCGCGTCCCGGTCCTGGACGAGATGGCGCAGGAGGTATCCGCATGA
- a CDS encoding FAS1-like dehydratase domain-containing protein yields the protein MSLPQADVGNAPAEGRITDEAVTAARAMIGLHLRPEGPYLQDATADTLRNWCNGIGDLNPLYRDPGYASGTRYGTLLGHPMFPMAFGWLGRTRWGLPGVHGFYAGNDWELFRHVRPGDRITAIERVVGVEEKESKFSGRLVLQYVEASYYNQRGELVARALGTCTRHERKAARETGKYKEIVQHEYTDEERDRIDMMVLDEPKNIRGANVRYWEDVQEGEELPTIARGPLSLMDTMGFLVGCGRGHTHGVVLQAAVKHPGHFFRNPEAGGGVEYTGIGHHRESVAKEVGVPGTYDYGPQRSSWMCSLVTNWMGDAGVIKRVRTEMRRFNIMGDTTFCKGKVVRKYVKDKTGLVDIELAAENQRGELTTPGIATVALPSRDVRLPAFLDGSGVDLELPVTR from the coding sequence ATGAGCCTTCCCCAAGCCGATGTCGGAAACGCGCCCGCCGAGGGCCGCATCACGGACGAGGCAGTCACCGCCGCCCGCGCCATGATCGGCCTGCATCTGCGGCCCGAAGGACCTTACCTGCAGGACGCGACCGCGGACACCCTGCGCAATTGGTGCAACGGCATCGGCGACCTGAATCCGCTGTATCGCGATCCCGGCTACGCCTCGGGCACGCGCTACGGCACGCTGCTCGGCCATCCGATGTTTCCCATGGCGTTCGGCTGGCTGGGCCGCACGCGCTGGGGACTGCCGGGCGTGCACGGTTTCTATGCGGGCAACGACTGGGAACTTTTCCGTCATGTACGCCCCGGCGACCGCATCACCGCAATCGAGCGCGTGGTAGGCGTGGAAGAGAAAGAGAGCAAGTTCTCTGGCCGCCTGGTACTGCAGTACGTGGAGGCCAGCTACTACAACCAGCGCGGCGAATTGGTTGCCCGCGCCTTGGGCACCTGCACGCGCCACGAACGCAAGGCCGCGCGCGAAACCGGCAAGTACAAGGAGATCGTGCAGCACGAATACACGGACGAAGAACGCGATCGCATCGACATGATGGTGCTGGACGAGCCCAAGAACATCCGCGGCGCCAATGTGCGCTATTGGGAGGATGTGCAGGAGGGCGAGGAATTGCCGACGATTGCGCGCGGTCCGCTGTCGCTGATGGACACGATGGGATTTCTGGTCGGTTGCGGCCGCGGTCACACGCATGGCGTCGTGCTCCAGGCCGCGGTCAAGCACCCGGGCCACTTCTTCCGCAACCCGGAGGCGGGTGGCGGCGTCGAGTACACCGGCATCGGCCATCACCGGGAATCGGTGGCAAAGGAGGTCGGCGTGCCGGGCACCTACGACTACGGTCCCCAGCGCTCGTCCTGGATGTGCTCGCTGGTCACGAACTGGATGGGCGACGCCGGCGTGATCAAGCGCGTGCGCACGGAGATGCGGCGCTTCAACATCATGGGCGACACGACGTTCTGCAAGGGCAAGGTGGTGCGCAAATACGTCAAGGACAAGACCGGCCTGGTCGACATCGAGTTGGCGGCGGAGAACCAACGAGGCGAGCTGACCACGCCGGGAATTGCCACGGTGGCCTTGCCGTCGCGCGACGTCCGGCTGCCGGCCTTCCTGGACGGATCGGGCGTCGACCTCGAACTGCCCGTGACGCGCTGA
- a CDS encoding Bug family tripartite tricarboxylate transporter substrate binding protein, protein MKRMTDLGRRAALKAMLSAAALCALPQAGAAQAWPDKPIRIIVPYAAGQGADVLARLVFQELGKRLNQPVVIENRAGAGGNIGSAAAARAPADGYTFLFGTNATNAANEFLYANPGYDAAADFSGVAMIGLLPMVICTSDADLPANSVPALIERARANPNALNVGLPSTTAQVVFAEFVKSAQAPLFAVKYKASGQSLTDTMGRQIPLAIDTVTAARPHLASGKLRAVAITSLKGSEMLPGVQSVAEQGVQGFDVVAWDALFAPRGTPPTIVRELGEHIRQVLEQPDMRRKMLDIGVEPLVMPPAQLDAFVEDERKKWGDIIRAAGIRIE, encoded by the coding sequence ATGAAGCGCATGACAGACCTTGGCCGCCGCGCGGCCCTGAAGGCGATGCTGAGCGCGGCAGCGCTGTGCGCGCTGCCGCAGGCCGGCGCCGCGCAGGCCTGGCCCGACAAGCCCATCCGCATCATCGTCCCGTACGCAGCGGGACAGGGGGCGGACGTGCTGGCCCGCCTGGTGTTCCAGGAACTGGGCAAGCGCCTGAACCAGCCCGTCGTGATCGAGAATCGCGCCGGCGCCGGCGGCAATATCGGCTCTGCCGCCGCGGCCCGCGCGCCTGCCGACGGTTACACGTTCCTGTTCGGCACCAACGCCACCAATGCGGCCAACGAATTCCTCTACGCCAATCCGGGCTATGACGCCGCCGCCGACTTTTCCGGCGTGGCCATGATCGGACTGCTGCCCATGGTGATCTGCACGTCGGACGCGGATCTGCCTGCCAACAGCGTGCCCGCGCTGATCGAACGCGCGCGCGCCAATCCCAACGCGCTGAATGTGGGTTTGCCCAGCACCACCGCGCAAGTGGTGTTCGCGGAATTCGTGAAGTCGGCCCAGGCGCCGTTGTTCGCGGTCAAGTACAAGGCGTCGGGCCAGTCCCTCACCGACACCATGGGCCGCCAGATCCCGCTGGCCATCGACACCGTGACCGCCGCAAGGCCGCATCTGGCCAGCGGAAAGCTGCGCGCGGTGGCCATCACGTCGCTCAAGGGCAGCGAGATGCTGCCCGGCGTTCAGTCCGTCGCGGAGCAGGGCGTGCAGGGGTTCGACGTCGTTGCCTGGGATGCATTGTTTGCGCCGCGGGGCACGCCACCCACGATCGTGCGGGAACTCGGCGAACACATCCGTCAGGTTCTGGAACAGCCCGATATGCGCCGCAAGATGCTCGACATTGGCGTCGAGCCGCTGGTAATGCCGCCCGCGCAGCTGGATGCCTTCGTCGAGGACGAACGCAAGAAGTGGGGCGACATCATCAGGGCCGCCGGCATCCGCATTGAATAG
- a CDS encoding SMP-30/gluconolactonase/LRE family protein, with protein sequence MEHLKLQGEVIATGLEFPEGPVAMPDGSVLVVEIAAGRLTRVLPNGELRKVADLGGGPNGAALGPDGHLYVCNNGGFSWRTDDGFTRPTGPAAGYAGGSIQRVDLSTGAVQTLYTHCDGVPLHGPNDIVFDAHGGFWFTDFGKTFEDRILRGAVYYARADGARIRRAAHPVLTPNGVGLAPDGSVLYVSETETSRLWSYPILDGGAERGVLGTAPWPSPNGGRLVHGLAGYQRFDSLALEENGNICVATLVRGGISVFSPGGELLEFHEAPEGYCTNICFGGPDRRSAYITLSGRGQLFAARWPRAGLALNG encoded by the coding sequence ATGGAACACTTGAAACTGCAAGGCGAGGTCATTGCCACGGGGCTCGAATTTCCGGAAGGTCCCGTCGCGATGCCCGACGGCAGCGTACTGGTGGTTGAAATTGCGGCGGGACGCCTTACGCGCGTCCTCCCAAATGGCGAGCTGCGCAAGGTGGCCGATCTGGGCGGCGGGCCGAACGGCGCCGCGCTGGGCCCGGACGGCCACCTCTATGTGTGCAACAACGGCGGCTTCAGCTGGCGCACCGATGACGGCTTCACGCGTCCGACGGGGCCGGCTGCCGGGTATGCGGGCGGCAGCATCCAGCGCGTGGACCTGTCGACCGGCGCGGTCCAGACGCTCTATACGCACTGCGATGGCGTGCCGCTGCACGGACCCAACGATATCGTTTTCGATGCGCACGGCGGCTTCTGGTTCACGGACTTCGGCAAGACGTTCGAGGATCGGATCCTGCGCGGCGCGGTGTACTACGCTCGCGCCGATGGCGCCCGTATCCGCCGCGCCGCGCATCCGGTGCTGACGCCGAACGGCGTGGGCCTGGCGCCGGACGGCAGCGTGCTCTACGTGTCGGAAACCGAGACCAGCCGGCTGTGGTCGTATCCGATTCTGGATGGCGGGGCCGAGCGCGGTGTCCTCGGGACAGCGCCATGGCCCTCGCCCAACGGCGGCAGGCTGGTGCACGGCCTGGCGGGCTATCAGCGCTTCGATTCGCTGGCCCTGGAAGAGAACGGCAACATCTGCGTGGCGACGCTGGTGCGAGGCGGCATCAGCGTGTTTTCACCCGGCGGTGAGCTGCTGGAGTTTCACGAGGCCCCGGAGGGCTACTGCACCAACATTTGTTTTGGCGGCCCCGACCGCCGCAGCGCCTACATCACGTTGTCGGGCCGCGGACAGTTGTTCGCCGCGCGCTGGCCTCGCGCCGGCCTGGCGCTCAACGGTTGA